The nucleotide window ACCGCGCCGCGCGCGCTGTCGCGCATCTACATGTCGCCCGGGCCGATCTTCGATGCCGAGGGCCGCAGCGCCGACTGGTGGCGCTTCGCGCGGCCCATGTACGCGGCCGGCGTGCGCGCCGGCGGACTGCTGCAGAACTGCTTTTCCTACCACTTCACGCCGGCCGCGTTCATGGTCGAGAGCGGCGCCGCGCGGATCGGCTGCACCGTGATCCCGGCCGGCAGCGGCCAGACGGAATTGCAGGTGCAGTCCATCGCGGCACTGCGGCCCGATACGTATGTGGGCACGCCATCGTTCCTCAAGCTCATCCTCGAAAAGGCCGCGGAAACGGGGGCCGACGTATCGAGCCTGGCGCATGCCCTGGTGTCGGCCGAGGCGCTGCCCGAATCGCTGCGCAAGTGGTTCGCCGAGCACGGCGTTGCGCACGTGTGCCAGGCCTATGCTTCCGCCGATGCCGGCAGCATCGCGTACGAGACGCGCACCGCCGGCGTGCTCGATCCCGGCATGGTGCTGGACGAGGACGTGATCCTTGAAATCGTCCGGCCCGGCACCGGCGAACCGGTGCCGCCCGGCGAGGTGGGCGAAGTGGTGCTCACCGTGTTCAACCCGGACTATCCGCTGATCCGCTTCGCCACCGGCGACCTGTCCGCACTGCTCACCAACGCGGCACCGTCGCCATGCGGCCGCACCAATGCGCGCATCCGCGGCTGGCTGGGCCGCGCCGACCAGACCACCAAGGTGCGGGCCATGTTCGTGCATCCTTCGCAGGTACACGATATCGCGCGCCGCCATGGCGTGGCGAAAGCGCGGCTGGTGGTGACGGGCACGATCGCGAACGAGACGATGACCTTGCAGTGCGAAGTGGACGATCCGGCAAGCGCCGGCGATGGCGCGGCCATCGTGGCCACCCTGCGCGATGTGACGAAGCTGCGCGGCGAGATCCTGTTCGTGCAGCGTGGCAGCCTGCCCAACGACGGTAAAGTAATCGACGACCGGCGCGACTACAGTTGAGGTGAGTCGGCAGTGGCCGGCGGCCGCTGCCAGCCTGCAGCCGCTGCCCGGCGAACGCCCCCGCCGATCCTTTGTAAACACATTGCCAATACTCTGCCGGCGCCCGGCAGATACCCAGCCGATAAGCTGCCGATATCTTGCCAGTCCGGTTGAAACGGGACCGGACAAGCGCATCGTTATCGCGGATAATTGGCGCATTTTTCAACGCAACTTTCCACGTCATGCAAGAATTTCATCATCAACGGGCCCGTGCGCTGCTGGACAACGCCGAGGAAATCTTTACCGCCCAGCAGGTGTCCGACGCCGTGCGCCAGGTGGCCGACGACTTGAACGCGCGCTTCAACCAGCTCGAGGAATTTCCGCTCGTGCTCGGCGTGATGGGCGGTGCCGTCGTCTTCACCGGCAACCTGCTGCCACAGCTCACCTTCCCGCTCGAATTCGACTATATCCACGTGAGCCGCTACGGCGACGAAGACCGCGGCGGCGAAGTCGTGTGGAAGGTGGTGCCCCGCTCGAATGTCGAGGGCCGCACCGTGATCGTCGTCGACGACATCCTCGACGAAGGTGAAACGCTGGCGCACGTAAAGCAGCGCCTGCTGGACATGGGCGCCAGGGAAGTGGTCATCGTCGTGTTCGCGGACAAGGCGATCGGCAAGACCAAGCCCGTGAAACCCGACCTGGTCGGCCTGGTGATCCCGAACCGTTTCGTGGTCGGCTACGGCATGGATGCGTACAACTACTGGCGCAACCTGCCCGGCCTGTGGGCGCTCGACAACGCCGATTTGTCGAAGTGACACCCTTGATCGGGGCGGCAAGCTCTCCCACATAAGGCCAATGGGCACGGCGGGTTGTCTGGCATACCATTTTCGCCACTGACAACCCACCCGAGGTGCCCATCATGACGAATAACGCCAACAACCCGAAACTGGAAGTCCTGACGCCGCAGAACAGCCAGATCATCTTCATCGACCACCAGCCGCAGATGGCTTTCGGCGTGCAGTCGATCGACCGCCAGGTCCTGAAAAACAACACCGTCGGCCTGGCGAAAGCCGCCAAGGTGTTCAATATCCCGGCCACCATCACCACCGTTGAAACGCTGAGCTTCTCGGGCCACACCTATCCCGAACTGCTGGACGTGTTCCCCGGCCAGGACATCCTGGAACGTACCTCGATGAATTCGTGGGACGACCAGAAAGTACGCGACGCGCTGGCGAAGAACGGCCGCAAGAAAGTGGTCGTGGCGGGCCTGTGGACGGAAGTGTGCAACACCACGTTCGCCCTGTGCGCGATGCTGGAAGGCGACTACGAGATCTACATGGTGTCCGACGCTTCGGGCGGTACCTCGAAGGAAGCGCACGACATGGCCATGCAGCGCATGATCCAGGCCGGCGTGGTGCCGGTGACCTGGCAGCAGGTGCTGCTGGAATGGCAGCGCGACTGGGCGCACCGCGATTCGTACGATGCCGTGATGAAGATCGTCAAGGAACACTCGGGCGCGTACGGCATGGGCGTCGACTACGCCTACACGATGGTGCACAAGGCACCGCAGCGCACCACCTCGCAGCACGAAACGCTGGCGCCGGTGGCGGCGAAGTAAAGCAAAAGGGGCCGGTGGCCCGATGCTGTTAAGTTAAGCGTCATCCGGCACATTGGAAGCGCATGCGTTCACCCCAACAGCAAAGGGCTGGGGTCAGACCCGCCGGGTCTGACCCCGGAATTTGCACTTGGGGTGGACTAACTGAACGGCATTAGGCCGGCGGCCCCTTTTTTTGATTACAGCGCCAGCCGCTTGCGCGCCGCGTCGTACTCCGCCTTCAGCCGCGCCACCATCTCCGCGGTGGTCGGCACGTCTTCCATCAATCCCACGCCCTGCCCGGCGCCCCAGATGTCGCGCCATGCCTTGGCGGTACCGGAGCCGAAGCTCATCTTGGTCTTGTCCGATTCGGGCAGCG belongs to Pseudoduganella albidiflava and includes:
- a CDS encoding phenylacetate--CoA ligase family protein, translating into MNTLLSRATLDDLEIRDPQDRERDLMRRLPALLSQAQSAPGWARILHGVEADAIDHRAALAQLPVTRKSQLKDLQRQDSPFGGLTSTAPRALSRIYMSPGPIFDAEGRSADWWRFARPMYAAGVRAGGLLQNCFSYHFTPAAFMVESGAARIGCTVIPAGSGQTELQVQSIAALRPDTYVGTPSFLKLILEKAAETGADVSSLAHALVSAEALPESLRKWFAEHGVAHVCQAYASADAGSIAYETRTAGVLDPGMVLDEDVILEIVRPGTGEPVPPGEVGEVVLTVFNPDYPLIRFATGDLSALLTNAAPSPCGRTNARIRGWLGRADQTTKVRAMFVHPSQVHDIARRHGVAKARLVVTGTIANETMTLQCEVDDPASAGDGAAIVATLRDVTKLRGEILFVQRGSLPNDGKVIDDRRDYS
- a CDS encoding hypoxanthine-guanine phosphoribosyltransferase; amino-acid sequence: MQEFHHQRARALLDNAEEIFTAQQVSDAVRQVADDLNARFNQLEEFPLVLGVMGGAVVFTGNLLPQLTFPLEFDYIHVSRYGDEDRGGEVVWKVVPRSNVEGRTVIVVDDILDEGETLAHVKQRLLDMGAREVVIVVFADKAIGKTKPVKPDLVGLVIPNRFVVGYGMDAYNYWRNLPGLWALDNADLSK
- a CDS encoding hydrolase yields the protein MTNNANNPKLEVLTPQNSQIIFIDHQPQMAFGVQSIDRQVLKNNTVGLAKAAKVFNIPATITTVETLSFSGHTYPELLDVFPGQDILERTSMNSWDDQKVRDALAKNGRKKVVVAGLWTEVCNTTFALCAMLEGDYEIYMVSDASGGTSKEAHDMAMQRMIQAGVVPVTWQQVLLEWQRDWAHRDSYDAVMKIVKEHSGAYGMGVDYAYTMVHKAPQRTTSQHETLAPVAAK